The genome window CTGAAGCTGCAGGAGATTTTGGACATCAACTACCTGTCAACCCCCGAACTTAAAAATTATACCGAGCTGGGCGTAGGCGTGCAGTACCTGGGTTTCAGGCTGATGTACGGCAAATCGTTCAACAGCGGCAGTAATACCAACTCGGCCATCAGGATCGGTTTTAGTTTTTAAAGACGGAAAACCGCATTTGCAGTATTTAATTTAAAATCATACCTTGCCTGCATCCCATGGGTAATACAAAATCAATAGTCATTAATACACTGGCAGCTGCTTCTTTAGCAGCTATCAGCATTATTGTGATTATTCTTCTCCTTGTAAGCCGCCTGAGGGTCACCTGATCGTATGTAATTTCACAAATCATAACATCAAGCCCTCCCAAACCGGAGGGCTTTTTTTTTACCCGCTTTTTAATCATGAAAACAACAGACACCACCACGGACCATTGCATCATCGCCATTTATTCAGAAGACAAAAAAGGCTTGCTGGGCCAGATCCTGATTTTGTTTAACAAAAAAAACTACCTGGTAAACACCGTCAACGTTTCCCGCACCGACGTTAATAACCTGGTAATGATTACCGTGGAGGCCATTGTACCGCTGAATGAATTGCCGCTGCTGCTGCGGAGGCTGGAAAAGATAGTTGAAGTTTACCGGGCCAGCGGCTACCTGCCTGGAGAAGTTAACCTTGACAAGGTGGGATTTTTTCGCCTTGCGCCGCAGATTGCGGGTCCGCCGTTTTGGTCGGTGCTGCAAAAGTATGGGGCAGTAATCAGCAGCATGGGTAACGGGTGCATCATTATCCGCAAAACCGGCAGCGACCGCGACCTGCGCGAATTTTACGAGAAGCTGGAGGGCCCGCACTTGCTTGGGTTTTGCAAAAGCGGCCTCATAGCCGAGGAAAGCCTTGCCCTTTTAGATTGACGCACGAAATCATAAAATATTTACAGCCTGGTGCGCGGTTCAACTGATGCGCCGGGCTAAAGCAAACAGAATTCCTGACTAAAATTTAATTTGCACATCACATAAATTTAACCTTTTGGCGGCGGCCCTAAGGGCAAATTTATGTGGTAAGTGGTATCTTAGCCCGGCATGAAAGCAACGTCACTTAAGGAGATAGCATTATTGTTTTTGAAACTGGGCACCACCGCTTTTGGCGGCCCGGCGGCACATATTGCTATGATGCACCAGGAAGTAGTTGTGAAAAAACAATGGCTTACCGACCAGCATTTTCTTGACCTTATTGGCGCCACCAACCTCATCCCCGGCCCCAACAGCACCGAAATGGCAATCCACATAGGGCATGAACGCGGCGGCTGGAGAGGACTGATAGTTGCCGGGCTTTGTTTTATTATGCCAGCAGTTTTAATAACCGGTTGTTTGGCATGGCTTTACAAAAGCTATGGCCAGCTTCCCCGGGTTCAGCCTTTTATCTATGGCATTAAACCGGCAATCATAGCGGTTATCCTGGCTGCCATCTACCCGCTTGCAAAAAAATCATTACAAACCGTTGAACTGGGGATCATCGGCATTGCCACCCTGGTATTAAGCCTGCTCGGCTACTCAGAGGTACTGCTATTGTTTGGGGCCGGGTTTGTAGCGATGGCGCTGGCCGCAATCAGGTTAAAAAGGCAGAACACATTATTAAGTTTTATACCATTAGCTGCTCCAGCAGGCTCTGGCTTTTTCAGCCCGGCTAACGTCAGTTTGTTCTTATCATTTTTAAAGATCGGCGCTATATTATACGGCAGCGGATATGTACTTTTTGCGTTTCTTGATTCAGAGCTGGTTGCAAAAGGCATTATAACCCGCCAGCAACTTGCTGATGCTATTGCCGTGGGCCAGTTTACGCCCGGGCCAGTTTTCTCGTCGGTTACCTTCATAGGGTTTCAGGTTAACGGGCTAAACGGGGCCATTATTTCCACCATCGGCATCTTTCTTCCATCGTTTGTATTTGTTGCCCTGCTTAACCCGCTGGTACGCAAAATGCGCGGTTCAAAAATGTTCGCCATATTTTTAAATGCCGTAAATGTGGCCGCTATTGCCCTGATCATTGCCGTATGTTACCAGCTGGGTAAGGATAATCTTAACAACTGGCGGGGAATCCTGATAGCGGGAGCCAGTATTATTATACTGCTAAAATTCAGGCAGGTCAACAGCGCTTTTATTGTTTTAGGCGGATCAGTTGCCGGCTATCTTTTGTTGCTGGTATAAGGCCGCCCATTGTAATAACTCAAAACCCAGCCTCTTCGCCACAAAAAAACCGGGCACCATGAACCATCAACTATGAACTATTGTTATATTAGCGCCCTTTAATAACTAACATGAACAAATTTCACGGAACTGGAGTTGCCATAGTTACTCCTTTTCAGGCAGACGGACAGGTTGATTACGAAGCTTTAGGAAAGCTCATCAACTATTTGATTGACGGAGGGCTGGAATACATCGTTTCACTGGGAACCACCGGTGAGAGCGCCACCCTGAGCAATGATGAGCGAAAGCAAGTTTGGGAATTCACTGCAAAGGCTGTTAACGGGCGTATTAACCTGGTTGCCGGCATTGGCGGCAATAACACCCACGAAGTTGTTGAACAAATAAAGGACTTTAATATTGCAGGGTACGATGCCATCCTTTCGGCAAGCCCGCATTACAATAAGCCAACCCAGGAAGGCATTTACCAGCACTATAAGGCTATTGCTGAAGTAGCGCCGTTGCCAATTATTTTATATAACGTACCAAGCCGCACCGGCAGCAACATCAGTGCGGAAACTACGGTAAGGCTGGCACATGACTTTAAGAATATTATCGGTATTAAAGAAGCATCGGGCAATTTTGACCAGTTGAACCAGATCATGCGCGACAAGCCTGAAAGCTTTTTATTGATCTCTGGCGATGACCCTATCAGCTTGCCAATGATAGCTTTAGGCGGTGTAGGCGTAATATCTGTTGTGGGCAATGCCCTGCCCAGGCAAATGTCTGACATGATCAGGACCTGCCTCACCGGCGATTTCAAAGCGGCACAAAAAGGCCACTCGCAATTAATTGACTTTACACGCTTAATGTTTGTTGAAGGCAGCCCGGCAGGCGTAAAAACTGCGCTTAAGCATTTAGGCATTTGCGGCGATACCGTACGTTTACCATTGGTACAGGTAAGCAGCGGCACCGCTGAGAAAATCATCAGCCAAACCAACAGCATTACCGGCAAATAAACGTTGCTTTATTAAGATATCCATCAAATTTAAAAGGCCCGTTCGGAAATTTCCAAACGGGCCTTTTAACATTAAAGTAAAACGCCTTTTACTTATTCTTTGTTTTTAGCATCCTGCACTTCAAGACGAATTGCTTGCGCTAAATTTTTCAGGTCTTGCATACCTTTTCTTACACGTGTACCAGCTGCGCTGTTACCCTTGTTGTAAAACTTGTCTGCATCTGCTTCCAAAGAGGCAATCAGCTCCTTTACTTCAGTAAATTTTTTCATTTCAGTTACTCCTTTTTGTTAATATTGAGGTTTATTGTTTTATGAAGCTAATCTAAAATGTTTTTTCTTAATTAAAAATTTTTACGAAAGAAAAATAATGCCTTTAAAGTGGTTTTTTTCAACATTTTCAGCTAAAAAAGCCTATTATATACATATTAAATAATACTTAATAATTTAATAATAAAAAAACATATATTTTTATACTTAAATTATTTTACAGTTTTTTAATATAAAGTTCATATTTATTGAAAACAAGAAAAAATTTCGTTTAAATTTCTTTCAATATTTCATTTATGCGCGGCATAAATATTATCAACGCATGCTCATTGCGTCATTTTTACAGCAAATCCGGGTGATATTTATGCACCTTAATTATTAACTCGCCAAATAAAGTATTTGCCCAGGCAAACCATTTCCGGGTAAAATCAGTCGCATTATCTTTGTTAAACGACTCATGCATAAAACCTGTGCCCGCATGGGTATTTTTAAGCCATTTAATACACTGGGCTATCTCGGCTTTATCGTTCGAAGTTAAAGCGCGCATAATTATACTCATCGGCCAGATGTAATTGAGGCCTACGTGCGGCCCGCCGATCCCTTCGGCAACCTTGCCTTTAAAAAAGTAAGGGTTAGCCGTACTTAACACCATTTTACGGGTATTTTGGTAAAGCGGGTCATGCTCCGATAGCGCGTTTAAATAAGGTAGCGCCAGTAAACTTGGCACATTGCTGTCGTCCATAAATAACTGGTTGCCGTAACCATCCACCTCGTAAGCCAGCACTTTTCCATAAATGGGGTGCTGTGCCGTGGCGTACTTCTGTAGGGCATGCGCAACCTCGGCCGCCAAAGCCTTACACTCAATTGCCATAGCCGAATCGTTCGCAATTTTCTGGTACATCTCCGCCATTTGATACAAACTTACCACCGCGAAGTAGTTAGACGGAACCAGGAACGGATAAATGGTGGCATCGTCGCTGGGGCGGAAGATAGAACAGATTAAGCCAACAGGCTTTACAGGATTGCCGTAGCCGCTCAACGGGGCGGTGTCAGTTGACACTTCGGTCTTTCTTTGAAAATGGTAAGGCCCTTTTCCGTTTTTACGCTGCTGCTCTTTAAAAGTAGCTACAATGGTCTTGCCTGCTTTTTTCCAGGTATCGTCAAAAAAGCTGCTGTCTCCGCTAATTTTCCAGTAGTTAAAGGCAAGCCTTACCGGGTAGCACAGCGAGTCGATCTCCCATTTACGTTCGTGCAGTTCCGGCTTCATATCGGTACGGTCACTATCCCATTCGCTGCCGGTAGCGCCCTCGTTAAAAGCGTTGGCGTAAGGATCAACAAGAATATAGCCCGCCTGGCGGTTAAGGACACCTTTAATAAGGTTTTTCAGCTCCGGGTCGTTCTTTATCAGCGGTAAATACGGCCAAACCTGTGCCGATGAATCGCGCATCCACATGGCATTGATATCACCGGTGATAACAAAAGTATCAGGACGGCCGCCCTTCTCAGAATAATTTACTGTCGTATCTAAAGTATTGGGGTAACAATTTTCAAACAGCCACGCCAGTTCAGGATCTTTTATGGCCGCCTTTACGTTTTTAATAGTCGCCTCAACCGCTTTGCTGGTAAACTTGCGTTCGCTTAGCTTTGGGCGCTTGCTTTCAAAAGCAGTTGCTGCAAACCAGCCGGGCCTAAGCCCAAGACCAAGACCTGCGGTGGTTACACCGTTTATTTTGATAAAATTCCTTCGGGATAGCATTTTGTTTTTAATTGGTAAACGGTAAAAATAAAAAAGCAGGCCGGATAATTGAAGGAGTTTTTAAATTAATTTCAAAAGTGAGTCTGAGGGAGGATAATGGTTCAGCAGGCGTGTTAAGGCACCCGTTCGTCCAGTGGTATTGCAGCTATAGCTCTCTTTAAAACTTCATCCAACGCAGGGCCCTCTGCGAGAGCCCCGTCAGATACAGAAAACAAAAAAGCCCTCCGGAAATCCGAAAGGCTCATAAATATAATAACAAGACCAGTTAATTCTCTACGCCACCACCAATTTATTCTCTTTATAAAAACCGGCTTTTAATTTCTCAGCCATTTCGCTGTAGGCATCCAGCGTGCGCTGAACATCTTCCAGGCTATGCGCCGCAGTTGGAATCAGCCTTAACAGGATTAGTCCTTTAGGAATAACCGGGTAAATCACTATCGAGCAAAAGATGCCATAATTTTCGCGCAGATCGCGGGTTAACGCGGTTGCCTCATATAAGTCACCTTCCAGTATCACCGGGGTAACCATGGTATTGGTAACCCCCAGGTTAAAGCCGCGCTCGCGCAAGCCTTTCTGCAGCGTGTTGGAAACCTCCCAAAGTTTTTCACGCAATTGCGGCTGCGATTTTAATAGCTCAAAGCGTTTCTTTAATCCTATTACCATTGGCATCGGCAGCGCCTTGGCAAAGATCTGCGAACGCATGTTATAACGCAGGTAATCAACAATCTCTTTATCAGCAGCCACAAAGGCACCTATTCCCGCCATTGATTTGGCAAAAGTACCAAAGTAAACATCTACCCCGTCAACACAATCCTGTTCTTCATGCGTGCCGGCGCCGGTTTTGCCCATGGTACCAAAGCCATGCGCATCATCAACCAACAGGCGGAAATCAAATTTCTTTTTCAGTGCTATAATCTCTTTCAGTTTACCCTGCGCGCCCGACATGCCGAAAACACCTTCGGTTATCAGCAATATGCCGCCACCGGTTTGCTCTGCAAGCTTAGTTGCACGTTCCAGTTGTTTTTCGCAGCTTTCAATGTCATTGTGCTGGTAAACGTAGCGCTTACCCATGTGCATCCTTAACCCGTCAATAATACAGGCATGTGATTCGGCATCGTAAACTATTACATCATTACGGTCAACCAGTGTATCAATTATTGACACCATTCCCTGGTAGCCATAGTTCAGCAAAAAAGCATCTTCTTTACCAACAAATGCGCCAAGGGCCTGCTCCAGTTCCTCGTGGTGGATTGAGTTGCCTGACATCATGCGGGCACCCATCGGGTAAGCCATTCCATAATCAGCTGCAGCCTGTGCGTCGGCAGCCCTAACTTCCGGGTGGTTAGCTAGTCCCAAGTAGTTGTTCAAGCTCCAAACCAAATGTTCTTTGCCGTTGAACATCATATAAGGGCCAATTTCGCCTTCCAGCTTTGGATAGGAAAAATAACCATGCGACCATTTTTGGTGCTGCCCAAGCGGGCCGCCCATGTTTTTCGATATTTTATTAAATATATCCAAACTGATATTTTTTAATGTGTTTAAAATACAAATATAGCCCTTAAAACGCGCAGAAACAACCATTATTACTTTTTATAATAGGCTATAAAGTAACGGTTAGTGACTGATTGATTAAAGATTGTTTTTTTACCGCCGAAGGATAACGAAAATCCGCAATAGTACATTGAAGCCAATCTCTCCCTAAACAAACAAAGGCCCAGCAAATTTGCAGGGCCTTTTATTTAAATAAAATTAGGGATTTGTTTCATAAACTTTTAAACCCGGACACCAGGCAACTAATCTCTTGCCTCTCATTAACTATTATCTAACCTCAATCCACATTATCATGCAGGAATGAATTATTATTCCTTATTTCTGTATTTCCTTCGTTATCAGGCAATAATGAAAATCTTGAAACATGGCTTTCGTCTGAAGCAGGGGTTTGCTGAAGTGCAATTTCCTTACGTTTGTAAGCCGGGATATTTTCCATTTCCTGGATATTGCCGCTGCGCAATTTCATGCTCAGGTCTTTAAGCCGCATAATCCGCTCGCGCGATTTACGCAACTGCTCTTCTATTGATTCATTTGTTTTATGATCATCCGCGCCAATTACTTCAGGCTCCTTTTCAGGCTCCGGAAGTTTTTCTTCCCTGGTCTGCATAAAGCTTGTTACGGGCTCAGCAATCTTAAAAGTCATTTCTGAAGCATCGGCAGCGTCAGGCTCTGACATTTGCTTTTCTTCAACATTCAAATCAAACCTTACCACCGCAGGTTCTTCGTTACGGGTTGCAAACAGGTCAAAAAGGCCCGTTTGTTTTGGCTCTTCCTTAGCAGTTTTCATGTAAGGCTCAGCAACCGCATCAGGTTTAACAGCGGTAATAAATTCGTTTACCGGCTTTGGCTTTTGTTCCACCTCAGGCACCAGCATTGAAACAATTTTCTTGCTGCTTTGCTCTTTTTCGCGCTCATCCTTGGTTTGGAAACCGGTAGCAATTATAGTAACAGATAATTTATCTCCTAAATTTTCGTCGATGCAATTACCCCAGATCAGGTCGGCAGCTAAACCGGCCTCTTCCTGTATGTAGTCGGTAATAACACTAACTTCATCCATCGTTACCTCTTTACTGCCCGAGCTGATGTTCAGCAGGATATATCTTGCACCTTCAATTTCGTTATCTTTTAGCAATGGCGATGACAAAGCACCTTCAACGGCCTTTAAAGCGCGATTTTCGCCTTCGGCAGATGAGCTTCCCATTATTGATACGCCGCTGTCTTTCATCACGGTGCGTACATCTTTAAAATCCACGTTGATGTAACCGGGCAGCGTTATAATTTCGGCAATACCTTTTGCAGCCGTAGTTAAAATATTATCAGCCTGTGCAAATGCAGAACCCAGGGTAAGGTTACCAAAGATCTGGCGCAGCCGGTCATTGGAGATCACCAGGAACGAATCCACGTGTTTTTTCAACTCTTCCATTCCGGCGTCGGCCTGCAGCTTACGGCGCTTGCCTTCAAATGCAAAAGGTGTGGTTATAATACCCACGGTTAATATATCAAGCTCACGGGCCGCTTTGGCTATAATAGGGCTTGCGCCTGTACCTGTACCGCCACCCATGCCCGCTGTTATAAACAGCATTTTGGTATTTGAGCCAAGCATTTGCTTTATATCATCGATATTTTCTATCGCCGAATTTTTACCAACTTCGGGTATTGAGCCTGCGCCCATCCCTTCGGTAAGGCTTGCTCCTAATTGTACTTTATTAGGGATTGGGCTTAGTTCCAACGCCTGTGCATCGGTATTGCAAATAATGAAGTCAACGCCGGTAATCCCTTGTCTGTACATGTGGTTTACCGCATTACCCCCGCCGCCGCCAACACCAATTACCTTAATAATTGACGACTTTTCTTTTAACATCTCAAAATGCATAATCCTGTTTTTTCATTTGTACAATTGGCCCAATATAGTTGATGAAACTATCAAGAGCATGTTATTTATTTTGTATTTGAGCTAATACTCACTTATTCAATTATATGTAATTGAATAAGAAGCAGATTTTTCTATCGTAATATTAAGGCTTTTTCAACAAGACTTTTCCACATTTGTCAATATGTGGAAAGATCGGGCCAATGTGGAAAGATTACAATTCGCTTACTTTAAAAAATCCTCGTCCTTAATATCATCCTTAATAAAACGTTTACCGCTCTCTAATAATTTGCCCAGTAAACCAAATTTTTTATCTTCGGTGTATCTTGTTTTTTCAACCTTTATATCCTCATTGGCCGGTACGTAATCATTGTACTCCATCTTCTGGATACCTTTTATCAGCAGGCCTATCCCTGTAGCAAAAGTCGGGCTCTGCAACTCCTCGTAAATATTTTTAGGCAATGCCTCATTTTTTGCCAAATGCTCATTAGGGTATCCAACGCGGCAATCCAAACCGGTTACAAACTCAACCAGCTGAGCCAGGTGTTTTAATTGCGCGCCGCCACCGGTTATCACAATACCGGCTATTAGTTTTTTCTCGTAACCTGATGATTTTATTTCGTAATACACATGCTCTACAATTTCTTCCATGCGCGCCTGGATCACAAACGCCAGGTTTTTAACAGAGATCTCTTTGGGTTCGCGGCCACGCAAGCCGGGCACACAAACAATCTCGTTCTCCTTGTTTTCGTCTGCCAGGGCCGATCCAAACCTCACCTTTAATTGCTCGGCAATGTTGCGCATTACTGAACAACCCTCGCGGATATCTTCTGTTACGCTGTTACCTCCAAACGGGATAACTGCGGTATGGCGTATAATGCCTTCGTGAAAAATGGCCACATCGGTTGTGCCGCCGCCAATATCCACCAGCACCACTCCCGCTTCTTTCTCTTCATCGCTCAATACAGATTCTGACGACGCCAAAGGCTCCAGCGTAAGTTCCTCACTTTGCAAACCGGCTTTGTTTACACACTTAACTATATTTTTTATGGCGGTAACCTGACCCGAAATAATATGGAAGTTAGCCTCAAGCCTTACCCCTGCCATACCGATCGGGTCTTTTATTCCCGGCTCATTATCCACAGTAAACTCCTGCGGTAATACATGGATAATCTCCTCGCCCGGAGGCATCACCAGGTTGTACATATCTTCAACCAGCTTATCAATATCTTTCCGAGAGATCTCGTTTGACATATCACGACGGGTGATGAGCCCGCGGTGCTGTAAACTTTTGATGTGCTGGCCTGCAATCCCCACATTCACCACTTTAATCTCTACGTTTGACTGCGTACCCGCAACATCCACAGCAATGGCTATCCCCTGTACTGTTTTATCAATATTTGAAACCATGCCGCGCGTTACACCGGCAGATTCAGCTTTACCAATACCCAACACCTCTATTTTGCCATTTTTACTTCTGCGCCCAACAATGGCACAGATCTTGGTGGTCCCTATATCCAATCCTACTACTATTGGTGAGCTTTTTTCCAGAGTTGAAGTTTTG of Mucilaginibacter xinganensis contains these proteins:
- the chrA gene encoding chromate efflux transporter — encoded protein: MKATSLKEIALLFLKLGTTAFGGPAAHIAMMHQEVVVKKQWLTDQHFLDLIGATNLIPGPNSTEMAIHIGHERGGWRGLIVAGLCFIMPAVLITGCLAWLYKSYGQLPRVQPFIYGIKPAIIAVILAAIYPLAKKSLQTVELGIIGIATLVLSLLGYSEVLLLFGAGFVAMALAAIRLKRQNTLLSFIPLAAPAGSGFFSPANVSLFLSFLKIGAILYGSGYVLFAFLDSELVAKGIITRQQLADAIAVGQFTPGPVFSSVTFIGFQVNGLNGAIISTIGIFLPSFVFVALLNPLVRKMRGSKMFAIFLNAVNVAAIALIIAVCYQLGKDNLNNWRGILIAGASIIILLKFRQVNSAFIVLGGSVAGYLLLLV
- the dapA gene encoding 4-hydroxy-tetrahydrodipicolinate synthase, coding for MNKFHGTGVAIVTPFQADGQVDYEALGKLINYLIDGGLEYIVSLGTTGESATLSNDERKQVWEFTAKAVNGRINLVAGIGGNNTHEVVEQIKDFNIAGYDAILSASPHYNKPTQEGIYQHYKAIAEVAPLPIILYNVPSRTGSNISAETTVRLAHDFKNIIGIKEASGNFDQLNQIMRDKPESFLLISGDDPISLPMIALGGVGVISVVGNALPRQMSDMIRTCLTGDFKAAQKGHSQLIDFTRLMFVEGSPAGVKTALKHLGICGDTVRLPLVQVSSGTAEKIISQTNSITGK
- a CDS encoding histone H1 → MKKFTEVKELIASLEADADKFYNKGNSAAGTRVRKGMQDLKNLAQAIRLEVQDAKNKE
- a CDS encoding glycoside hydrolase family 125 protein, with translation MLSRRNFIKINGVTTAGLGLGLRPGWFAATAFESKRPKLSERKFTSKAVEATIKNVKAAIKDPELAWLFENCYPNTLDTTVNYSEKGGRPDTFVITGDINAMWMRDSSAQVWPYLPLIKNDPELKNLIKGVLNRQAGYILVDPYANAFNEGATGSEWDSDRTDMKPELHERKWEIDSLCYPVRLAFNYWKISGDSSFFDDTWKKAGKTIVATFKEQQRKNGKGPYHFQRKTEVSTDTAPLSGYGNPVKPVGLICSIFRPSDDATIYPFLVPSNYFAVVSLYQMAEMYQKIANDSAMAIECKALAAEVAHALQKYATAQHPIYGKVLAYEVDGYGNQLFMDDSNVPSLLALPYLNALSEHDPLYQNTRKMVLSTANPYFFKGKVAEGIGGPHVGLNYIWPMSIIMRALTSNDKAEIAQCIKWLKNTHAGTGFMHESFNKDNATDFTRKWFAWANTLFGELIIKVHKYHPDLL
- a CDS encoding aminotransferase class I/II-fold pyridoxal phosphate-dependent enzyme, producing MDIFNKISKNMGGPLGQHQKWSHGYFSYPKLEGEIGPYMMFNGKEHLVWSLNNYLGLANHPEVRAADAQAAADYGMAYPMGARMMSGNSIHHEELEQALGAFVGKEDAFLLNYGYQGMVSIIDTLVDRNDVIVYDAESHACIIDGLRMHMGKRYVYQHNDIESCEKQLERATKLAEQTGGGILLITEGVFGMSGAQGKLKEIIALKKKFDFRLLVDDAHGFGTMGKTGAGTHEEQDCVDGVDVYFGTFAKSMAGIGAFVAADKEIVDYLRYNMRSQIFAKALPMPMVIGLKKRFELLKSQPQLREKLWEVSNTLQKGLRERGFNLGVTNTMVTPVILEGDLYEATALTRDLRENYGIFCSIVIYPVIPKGLILLRLIPTAAHSLEDVQRTLDAYSEMAEKLKAGFYKENKLVVA
- the ftsZ gene encoding cell division protein FtsZ, whose protein sequence is MHFEMLKEKSSIIKVIGVGGGGGNAVNHMYRQGITGVDFIICNTDAQALELSPIPNKVQLGASLTEGMGAGSIPEVGKNSAIENIDDIKQMLGSNTKMLFITAGMGGGTGTGASPIIAKAARELDILTVGIITTPFAFEGKRRKLQADAGMEELKKHVDSFLVISNDRLRQIFGNLTLGSAFAQADNILTTAAKGIAEIITLPGYINVDFKDVRTVMKDSGVSIMGSSSAEGENRALKAVEGALSSPLLKDNEIEGARYILLNISSGSKEVTMDEVSVITDYIQEEAGLAADLIWGNCIDENLGDKLSVTIIATGFQTKDEREKEQSSKKIVSMLVPEVEQKPKPVNEFITAVKPDAVAEPYMKTAKEEPKQTGLFDLFATRNEEPAVVRFDLNVEEKQMSEPDAADASEMTFKIAEPVTSFMQTREEKLPEPEKEPEVIGADDHKTNESIEEQLRKSRERIMRLKDLSMKLRSGNIQEMENIPAYKRKEIALQQTPASDESHVSRFSLLPDNEGNTEIRNNNSFLHDNVD
- the ftsA gene encoding cell division protein FtsA, which encodes MDKTSTLEKSSPIVVGLDIGTTKICAIVGRRSKNGKIEVLGIGKAESAGVTRGMVSNIDKTVQGIAIAVDVAGTQSNVEIKVVNVGIAGQHIKSLQHRGLITRRDMSNEISRKDIDKLVEDMYNLVMPPGEEIIHVLPQEFTVDNEPGIKDPIGMAGVRLEANFHIISGQVTAIKNIVKCVNKAGLQSEELTLEPLASSESVLSDEEKEAGVVLVDIGGGTTDVAIFHEGIIRHTAVIPFGGNSVTEDIREGCSVMRNIAEQLKVRFGSALADENKENEIVCVPGLRGREPKEISVKNLAFVIQARMEEIVEHVYYEIKSSGYEKKLIAGIVITGGGAQLKHLAQLVEFVTGLDCRVGYPNEHLAKNEALPKNIYEELQSPTFATGIGLLIKGIQKMEYNDYVPANEDIKVEKTRYTEDKKFGLLGKLLESGKRFIKDDIKDEDFLK